CGGAGCTACGAGCGTATTTCGTTACCCCAGTTGTCGGATTCATCCCCGCGCTAAAGCACGGGGCTTTCTCCTTGATTCTCCGTAAAAGAATGATACCGGTACCGCGTAGGCGTCCGACGCTTTCGCGAGTGCGAGTACGCCAGTTCTCTGGTCCTGCAGGAACTCCCTGATCTCGATGGAGTCCATTGTTGTGGCGGTCTGTTCTGTCATACACTATTTTTAGTTATATAGCTACTTCAACTCGTGGGGGCGCGTACAGGTCGTATAGACCGAGTCCTGCCAGGACTCAACGAACCATCGTCAACAGCATTTTGAACGACTCCTTGCCCTCCAGAGCGTGGGGTTCGTTCGCCGGAAACACCAGCGACTCACCCCCACTCACCTCGTACTCGCTGTCGTCAATCGTCACCGTCGCCGTCCCGTCGAGGACCTGCATAATCGCGTCGTGGGGTGCAGTGTGCTCGCTGATCGTCTGCCCCTCAGCGACGGCAAAGAGCGTAACTGTCGCCGATTCCTTGTCGATCAGCGTCCGGCTCACGATCGCACCGGACTGATAGTCGAGTAGCTCAGTGATATCGAAGACGTCGCCAGTCAGGCCGTCGAGTTGGTCATCATTCATGGCTACCCCTGATCGTTTCAGCTCTGGCACAAAAACCGATTCCCCGATCATCTTCGGTGCGGCTCCTGTTCTCAGAACGAGTGAATCCCGAGCGCCTGCATGAGCGTGAGGCCGCTGGCGAGCGCGCCGAGCAGATATCCCGCGATCGCGCCGCCATTGAGCAGCGGGAGTCCGGCGTGTGCGCGCCCTTCAAGCACCATTCGCAGGAGGATCACGAGGCCGACAATAGTCCCGATCATCGCGCCGAGTGCGGGGATATTCATGGCGACGACCGGGAGATCGAATCCCGGCGCGACCTCCGTCGGGATGAAGAAGGCGGCGCTGGCGATCAGAATTGCCGGCATGACGGCGTCTCCGAGACCAATGAAGAGGGCATCACGGACACCGTCGTCGGCTTCGTCTACTGACGTCCCGGCCTCCGGCGCATCGGCGTCCACTTCGGTCTCGGAGATATCCCGGGTACCCTCACCCCCGTCGGCCGTCGCGTCGTCAGTCATCTCCTCACCAGCGCCCGCCTCCCGGAACGAGTACGAGAGTGAGGTGGGAATGACGAGCAGCACGGGAATCTTCTGGCCCATCACGCCATCAGCGAGGGTGAGCATGTGCTTCGTCTTGTAGACGCTGATGGCGTCGTACACCGCGAGTACGACGAGGAAAGCGATCGCTGGCAGGAGGCCGAAACTGATGCCGAACATGCCCGCGGCCCCCGCGCCCATCAGGACTCCGGCGGTGTCAATGACGTACCATTCGGGATGATAGATCAGCCCGGCGATCACGCCAAGGGCAGCCAGTATCGGGAGGAGTCCGAGCGGTACTCCGGCGACGGCACCACCGGGAACGACGGCGTTCAGGACATACCATGTGAGCATCCCACTGACGCCGATGACGCTCGCCCGGATCAGCCACTCGGCCTCGTACTTGATCACCGCGAGCATGACGCCAGTGGCGACGAGAAGCACTGCAAAGAAGAGCGCGCTGTTCGCCGGATCCGAGGGATCTTCGACCGCCTGATACTCTGCCTGCTGGAAGGGCTCGACGAGCGCGAGTGCGCCCAACTGGACGAGCACGAACAGGGCAACCGTCCCCACGACAGCCGCACCGAGTCGCGTTCGTTCGTTCATACCCGTTCTTGCTGATGGGGGGTAATCGGCGTTGTGTTGTTGACCAGTCCCTCGTGACCACGGCGAGGGCGCAGCGCTGAGAGAACCGAACGAATCGAAACAGAGTATCTACCAGCTGATCGTCGGCTTCCCACAGCGGATGACCGACTCGATTATCCGGTAGTACGGAACCCTCTGTTGTCTCGGGCCTTACCGCACTCTCGAAGCTTGCATCGCGCGAGAATGGTCGTGTTCATCTGAGCCATTCGTCAGCAGTTTCGGCTTCGGCGTGGCTAAGGCTCCTCTTTAATATCGGAGGGAATTCGTTCTGAAATCCGTTGCATTATTTTGATTCGCTCTTGTAAAGCACATTGTTGATGCCGAGCACTATTGCGATTCTGTGGTGTGGACTGGATCGAGAACTTGCTTGTAAGCGGGTCTGACGGCTATTTACTGAGTGAGGTTTGAAACGGGTGACTGTATCAACAATCTCCAACGGAAGAGCGAAGTATTTTAACAGAACCTCAAAGCTGTATTCGGGTAACTCTTCCTGCCTGATTGCACGTATTCTTTTCTGGAAAATATGTAGAACAAAATCTAGTAAAGCGCTATCTATAAATACAGTGATGCTGGACTCAGTAGTCCGCACAATGTCCGTGACCGCTACCCCAACGATCCAGTACGAGTGGTCGATTGACGCCGTCGACGCCAATCACGGAGCACGCTACTCCGGTGGGTCTAGCAAGGAAATGCTGACCGATCTGTTCGCACTCTGGCTCAAAGACCGAGGTGATCTATCTGACTGGGACCAAGCACCACGATTCGGGAAGATCGTCCACACATACAGCACGCTTTCCCTGCCGATCATCGCCGTCTGGCTCGGCATCACCGAACAAGCAATTCACGAAGAACCTGCATCTGGGACTCCACCATTCGAGTTCCATGGCCCTGACGGTGACTTACTAACACTTGATCGGGAACTCACTGAGTCCAAGTAAAGCACGCC
This genomic stretch from Natranaeroarchaeum aerophilus harbors:
- a CDS encoding cupin domain-containing protein: MNDDQLDGLTGDVFDITELLDYQSGAIVSRTLIDKESATVTLFAVAEGQTISEHTAPHDAIMQVLDGTATVTIDDSEYEVSGGESLVFPANEPHALEGKESFKMLLTMVR
- a CDS encoding presenilin family intramembrane aspartyl protease PSH produces the protein MNERTRLGAAVVGTVALFVLVQLGALALVEPFQQAEYQAVEDPSDPANSALFFAVLLVATGVMLAVIKYEAEWLIRASVIGVSGMLTWYVLNAVVPGGAVAGVPLGLLPILAALGVIAGLIYHPEWYVIDTAGVLMGAGAAGMFGISFGLLPAIAFLVVLAVYDAISVYKTKHMLTLADGVMGQKIPVLLVIPTSLSYSFREAGAGEEMTDDATADGGEGTRDISETEVDADAPEAGTSVDEADDGVRDALFIGLGDAVMPAILIASAAFFIPTEVAPGFDLPVVAMNIPALGAMIGTIVGLVILLRMVLEGRAHAGLPLLNGGAIAGYLLGALASGLTLMQALGIHSF